One Tenrec ecaudatus isolate mTenEca1 chromosome 12, mTenEca1.hap1, whole genome shotgun sequence DNA segment encodes these proteins:
- the LOC142423073 gene encoding olfactory receptor 1F1-like yields the protein MKISQYNTSVSVFLLLGLSWQPQQQQLLFVLFLSMYLATVLGNLLIILAISTDSRLHTPMYFFLSNLSFVDICFSSTTIPKMLINHIFENQSISFPGCLTQMYFLFMFVDMDIFLLVLMAYDRFVAVCHPLHYTTKMTPHLCALMVAGSWVLANLNILLHTLLMARLSFCADNRISHFFCDVAALLKLSCSDTHINEMMILFEGGLIMITSFVCILVSYIYITFAVLRVPSTKGKWKAFSTCGSHLAVVSLFYGTVFAVYLTPSSSHSSEKDIVTTVMYTVVTPMLNPFIYSLRNKDLKGALRKVLERKKFSTQ from the exons atGAAAATTTCTCAGTATAATACAAG TGTCTCCGTGTTCCTCCTCCTGGGGCTCTCGTGGCAgcctcagcagcagcagctcctcttCGTGCTCTTCCTGAGCATGTACCTGGCCACAGTCCTGGgaaacctgctcatcatcctggccatcagCACAGACTCCCGCctgcacacccccatgtacttcttcctcagcaACCTGTCCTTCGTGGATATCTGTTTCTCCTCCACCACCATCCCCAAGATGCTCATCAATCATATCTTTGAGAATCAGTCTATCTCTTTCCCTGGGTGTCTTACCCAgatgtattttcttttcatgtttgTAGACATGGACATTTTCCTCCTGGTTCTGATGGCCTATGATCGCTTTGTTGCTGTGTGCCACCCCTTACACTACACAACTAAGATGACTCCTCATCTCTGTGCCCTGATGGTTGCTGGATCATGGGTtttagccaacctgaatatcttaTTGCACACCCTGCTGATGGCTCGGCTCTCATTCTGTGCAGACAACCGGATCTCCCACTTCTTCTGTGATGTGGCTGCTCTCCTGAAACtctcctgctctgacacacacatcAATGAGATGATGATTCTGTTTGAGGGAGGCTTGATAATGATCACCTCATTTGTTTGCATCTTGGTTTCCTACATTTACATCACCTTTGCGGTCCTGAGAGTCCCATCCACAAAGGGAAAGTGgaaagccttctccacctgtggcTCCCACCTGGCTGTGGTTTCCCTCTTCTATGGCACTGTCTTTGCGGTTTATCTCACCCCTTCATCCTCCCACTCATCTGAGAAGGACATTGTAACGACTGTGATGTACACGGTGGTGACCCCCATGCTGAACCCTTTCATCTACAGCCTCAGGAACAAAGACCTGAAAGGGGCTCTGAGGAAAGTGCTTGAGAGAAAGAAGTTCTCTACCCAGTGA